ATCCGGCAGTTCGCTTTTCACACCTTGGTCGATCGGCATGCGGTCCGTCTCCGGAGTCAAGCCCTCCTGGGCCAGCAATGAGCCGAGTTGAGAGCGCAGGGAAGCCCGGACTCGATCGTACTTCTTGATGCCGGCCAGATTGCGGCTTTCCCCGGGGTCGGATTTCATGTGGTACAGTTCGTCACGATGGCGGTCGGGTGAACCATCGCCGTGCGGATACCGAATATACTTCCATGCGTCGGTCCGGATTCCGCGGACGTTAGGAGTGTAAGGAAACTGCTTCTCGTAATTGTATTCATAAAACCAGGCTTTCCTCCACGCGGGATCTTTTCCCGCCGCCAGTTTGCGCCACGACCTGCCCTGGATGCCAACGAGAGGGGATGCGCCACACAAGTCGAGCAGGCTCGGAGCCGTGTCCATGGCCAGGACCTGGCCTTGGACCACTTTCCCGGAAGGCAGACCGGGGCCGCGCGCGATGATGGGTATCCGGATGCTCGCCTCATGCATGGTTCGCTTGTCCACCATGCCGTGTTCGCCCTCGAGAAGGCCATTATCGCCCATGAAAACGATGATCGTGTTCTCAAACTGCCCGCTTTCCCGCAAGTGCGCGACCAGGCGGCCCACGCTGTCATCCACGCTCAATACGGTGCCCCAATACGCTCGCACCATGTTGGCGAAATCTTTCACTGCCTCCGGGCGCGCATCCGGGAACGTTTTTCGCCATTCGAAAAGCGGCCCGTAGATGCCATGCCACGTGTTGAGCCGCTGTTTGATCCAGTCCGGCTTGTCCTCCAATGCAAACGCACTGGCCGGATACCGGACCGCGACTTGGGCGAAGTGGTTGCTGTACTTGGGCTCGGGAAGGTAGAAGGAATGAGGTGCTTTGTGTCCAACGCAGAGCGCCCAGGGCTTGCCGGGTTCACGTTTCTTGAGCCAGTCCAGCGCGTAATCGGTCACCACGTGAGTGTAGTAGCCGGGGGCCGTTTCGCGGCGGTGTCCGTTGATGTTCCATTCGGTGTCGAAGTACTTTCCCTGGCCCTTGTGGGTGACAAACCAATCGAATCCAGGCCGGGGCGCGTCGTTCGTTTCACCCATATGCCACTTCCCGAGGTAGGCGGTGGTGTAACCCTGATCCCTCAAGCGAGCCGGCCAATGGGGAAGGGAGGCGGGCAGTTCCGTGAAGTTGTCCCGAACGCCATGACGATGCGCATACACGCCGGTCAGAAGGCTCGCCCGGCTGGGGGAACAGAGCGAGGTCGTGCAAAAAGCGTTGGCGAAACGAACGCCCGCGCGCGCCAAGGCGTCGATGTTCGGAGTGCGCACGTGCTTCGATCCGTAACAACCGAGGGCGTCAGGACGAAGATCGTCGCAAAGGATGAACAAAACGTTCGGACGGGTGGCGGTTGTGGCCCACGGACCGCACTCCATCGCGAGGAAAGAGGCGATCCAAAACAAGCGGATCCATGTAAACGGGCGAATCCATTCGGGGCGCCGACAGGCAAACCCTTGCTGCCTGATCACGCCCAGCACCACGAGCAGGAGCACGATAACGAGGATGGAGTGAGAGTTCATGGGGAGAATCGAGCCGCGAAGGCGCCTCGATTTCAGCCCTCCCGTGCGTCCCTCGCAATCCAAAAGGAAATGTCTCGTTCGAGCTGGGCCAGCAATGCCGTATCCGCCGCCGGGAACGAATAGGAGCTCAATTCCGATTTTCCGGCCCACGCGATTTCATCGCAACCCAGCAAGCGGGGAATTCCGGATCGAATGCGAGCCCGGAAGAACTTGAGATGCACGTGCTTTTCCGGATACCGATGCTCGATCTCCGCGTAAGCCCAAGGTTCCACTTCGATCTCGACTCCAAGCTCTTCCTCAATCTCGCGAACGAGACCCTGCGCGAAGGTTTCGCCCTTCTCGCGTTTTCCCCCGGGGAATTCCCACAAGCCCGCCAGATGGCTCCCTCGCGGACGGCGTGTGATCAGCAGACCTTCCGTCCCTAGGATCAAGGCCGCGGAGACCTCGATGAAGGCTGGGGTCGAGGAGGCCGTCGGATCGCCAATCCCTTCATTCACGCCACGATTCCGGGATGCGGCCAGTCTTCCTTTCCTGGGGCCAACTTTTTAGATCGGTGTTGGGGATTTCACCCGGAGCGGCCAGCCATTCCACTCGGTGCCCTCGCGAGGTCAACCGTGCCGCAAGGAAGGCATGGGGAGTATGATTTCCAATCAGGGAAATGTTCAAGTTTCCCGGCGCTATCGCTATTTCTCGGGACCCGCCTTGATCTCGGTGGGGGCGGCATTCGTCGCGGGTTTCAAAGAAACCAGTTCAGGGTGCTTGGCAAGCAAAGCGTCCTTTTTGGCGGCCGCTTCGCTGGTCCAGCTGGAAAACGACGTGCCCGAGCTCAATTCTTCGTAGAGCTTCAAGGCCTCCTGAGGCTTGTTCGAGGCTTCATGCATGCGGGCCAGGGAGAGCTTGGTTTGCCCGGCCAGACTCGTGCCCGCAAAACGTGTCACCACGTCCTGGTAAACCGCGGTTGCTTCGGCGGTCTTCTTCTGCGCTTCCAAAGAGGCCCCGACGCCGTAGGCCGCCTGGCCGACGAGGGGGCTGGACGGATAGTCTTTCCGGAATTGTTCAAACAAGTTCTGGGCCTCGGCGAATTTCTGTTCGGTAAAAGCCGCGTCCGCCGCCAGCAGCATTGCTCTTTCCGCGGCGCGCGTGCCAGCGTGCTTCTTCATGAATTCGCTGTAGACCGAGGCCGGGGGCGAGGTGGGCTGTTCGGCCATGCTCGAGGCCATCTGAATCTTAAGCAGTTCGGCACTGGCCACGTTCTCCTTTTGGGCCTTCATGGTCAGGAAACTCCAAAGCCCGAAGCCCACCACGATGGCGCCACCCACGCCATAAATCAGGCGCTGCTTGTTGACTTCCAACCAAGCCAAAAAATCAATATCTGCGGTCGATTCTGCCGGAGCCGAGTTCATAGAAAGGGCGGCATCATCAATTCGACCTCCGAAAACGCAAGCGAGAAATCGTTGAGCCTCGGTTCCGGCTCAGGCAGCATGCGCTCCGCAAGATCCCCTCAACCCCCATTATGAACTCCGCTTCCAACCGGCGCTCGTTCCTCGCCGCTTCCACCTTGGCCACCGCCGCCGGTCTCTCTGGCCCGGCATCCGGCGCCCTCCAAGCCGCTGCCACACCGGCTCGCGTTTCCCGAATCCAACTGGCCATCTCCACCTATTCTTACTGGCATTTCAAGACCGCCAAAGTGCCGGTGGAAACCGTCATCGAAAAGGCCGCTGCTCTGGGTGTTCCCGCCGTCGATGTGCTGCACCGGCAAATGGATATACCCGAGAAGGATCCGCTTACCGAAGACCATCGCGCCTACCTGCGCCGCCTGAAACGGCACGCCTTTCGGCATGGCGTGAACCTCGTCTGCCTTTCGATCCACCAGGATTTTGTCGATCCGAGTGCTGACTTTCGTCGGCAGCAGGTTGCCCACACCATCAAATGCATCGAAATCGCTTCCGAACTGGGCGTGCCTTGCATCCGGCTCAATTCCGGACGCTGGAACACCATCGCTTCCTTTGACGACCTGATGAAGGCCCGGGGAGTTGAACCCATCATTCCGGGTTACAGCGAGGACGACGGGTTCAAATGGTGCATGGATTGCATCCAGCAATGCCTTGAGGCCGCGGCGCGTTACGGCGTCATCTTGGCCTTGGAAAATCACTGGGGACTCACGCGCACTCCGGAAGGACTGCTCAAGGCGCTGGGCATGGTTCAGTCTCCGTGGCTCGGGGGTCTGATGGACACCGGTAATTTTCTCGATGACCCTTATGGCAAACTGGAGATGATCGCGCCGAAGACTGTG
The DNA window shown above is from Verrucomicrobiota bacterium and carries:
- a CDS encoding tetratricopeptide repeat protein; this translates as MNSAPAESTADIDFLAWLEVNKQRLIYGVGGAIVVGFGLWSFLTMKAQKENVASAELLKIQMASSMAEQPTSPPASVYSEFMKKHAGTRAAERAMLLAADAAFTEQKFAEAQNLFEQFRKDYPSSPLVGQAAYGVGASLEAQKKTAEATAVYQDVVTRFAGTSLAGQTKLSLARMHEASNKPQEALKLYEELSSGTSFSSWTSEAAAKKDALLAKHPELVSLKPATNAAPTEIKAGPEK
- a CDS encoding (deoxy)nucleoside triphosphate pyrophosphohydrolase — its product is MAASRNRGVNEGIGDPTASSTPAFIEVSAALILGTEGLLITRRPRGSHLAGLWEFPGGKREKGETFAQGLVREIEEELGVEIEVEPWAYAEIEHRYPEKHVHLKFFRARIRSGIPRLLGCDEIAWAGKSELSSYSFPAADTALLAQLERDISFWIARDAREG
- a CDS encoding sugar phosphate isomerase/epimerase, encoding MNSASNRRSFLAASTLATAAGLSGPASGALQAAATPARVSRIQLAISTYSYWHFKTAKVPVETVIEKAAALGVPAVDVLHRQMDIPEKDPLTEDHRAYLRRLKRHAFRHGVNLVCLSIHQDFVDPSADFRRQQVAHTIKCIEIASELGVPCIRLNSGRWNTIASFDDLMKARGVEPIIPGYSEDDGFKWCMDCIQQCLEAAARYGVILALENHWGLTRTPEGLLKALGMVQSPWLGGLMDTGNFLDDPYGKLEMIAPKTVFVQAKTYYGGGEWYTLDLDYRRIARILAAANYSGYVSLEMEGKEDPDRAVPKSISMLRKAFRL
- a CDS encoding sulfatase yields the protein MECGPWATTATRPNVLFILCDDLRPDALGCYGSKHVRTPNIDALARAGVRFANAFCTTSLCSPSRASLLTGVYAHRHGVRDNFTELPASLPHWPARLRDQGYTTAYLGKWHMGETNDAPRPGFDWFVTHKGQGKYFDTEWNINGHRRETAPGYYTHVVTDYALDWLKKREPGKPWALCVGHKAPHSFYLPEPKYSNHFAQVAVRYPASAFALEDKPDWIKQRLNTWHGIYGPLFEWRKTFPDARPEAVKDFANMVRAYWGTVLSVDDSVGRLVAHLRESGQFENTIIVFMGDNGLLEGEHGMVDKRTMHEASIRIPIIARGPGLPSGKVVQGQVLAMDTAPSLLDLCGASPLVGIQGRSWRKLAAGKDPAWRKAWFYEYNYEKQFPYTPNVRGIRTDAWKYIRYPHGDGSPDRHRDELYHMKSDPGESRNLAGIKKYDRVRASLRSQLGSLLAQEGLTPETDRMPIDQGVKSELPDQKIR